A window of the Vigna angularis cultivar LongXiaoDou No.4 chromosome 3, ASM1680809v1, whole genome shotgun sequence genome harbors these coding sequences:
- the LOC108326068 gene encoding uncharacterized protein LOC108326068 encodes MEIALTCFFCGRVPPTLKLGPAATATPTHHFPCNNASTHLLSSFPPSFRLYRLIPNATNSTQPKVSTNSKTRRRRRRSCETQVVVEEAAAVHHNGDPIGKKDLGKSVMRWIRDSMRAMSSDLAAAEMLGEMELWERMGPGLPFIMQAQPYLNAVPMPIGLEGVCLKACTHYPTLFDHFQRELRAVLQDLQNDNSIQDWRDTKSWKLLKQLANSAQHRAVVRKIEQPKSVQGVLGMDLEKVKAIQHRIDEFTNRMSELLSVERDAELEFTQEELDAVPKPDDVSDSSKPLDFLVSHSQPQQEHCDTICNLNAISTSTGLGGMHLVLFKVEGNHRLPPTALSPGDMVCVRTYDSRGAITTSCIQGFVNSFGDDGYSITVALESRHGDPTFSKLFGKNVRIDRIQGLADTLTYERNCEALMLLQKNGLRKKNPSISVVATLFGDGEDVAWLEKNNFADWAEEKSYRILGSDSFDDSQGRAIALGLNKKRPVLVIQGPPGTGKTGLLKHLIACAVQQGERVLVTAPTNAAVDNMVEKLSNVRLNVVRVGNPARISKTVASKSLEEIVNAKLASFREEYERKKSDLRKDLRHCLRDDSLAAGIRQLLKQLGRSLKKKEKQIVNEVLSSAQVVLATNTGAADPLIRRLDTFDLVVIDEAGQAIEPSCWIPILQGKRCILAGDQCQLAPVILSRKALEGGLRISLLERAATLHEGILTTRLTTQYRMNDAISSWASKEMYGGLLKSSETVSSHLLVDSPFVKPTWITQCPLLLLDTRMPYGSLSVGCEEHLDPAGTGSLYNEGEAEIVLQHVFSLIYSGVSPAAIAVQSPYVAQVQLLRDRLDEFPEAAGTEVATIDSFQGREADAVILSMVRSNTLGAVGFLGDSRRINVAITRARKHVALVCDSSTICHNTFLARLLRHIRHFGRVKHAEPGSFGGYGLGMNPILPSIN; translated from the exons ATGGAAATTGCGCTCACTTGCTTCTTCTGTGGCAGAGTCCCACCCACGCTCAAATTGGGGCCTGCTGCAACTGCAACTCCAACTCACCACTTCCCTTGTAACAATGCCTCCACCCACCTGCTTTCTTCCTTCCCCCCTTCGTTTCGACTCTATCGCCTAATTCCGAACGCTACTAACAGCACCCAACCCAAGGTTTCCACCAACTCTAAAAccagaagaaggagaagaagaagttgCGAGACTcaggtggtggtggaggaggcTGCTGCTGTCCATCACAACGGAGACCCAATTGGGAAGAAGGATCTCGGGAAGAGTGTTATGAGATGGATTCGCGACAGCATGAGGGCCATGTCGTCTGATTTAGCTGCGGCGGAGATGCTGGGAGAGATGGAGTTGTGGGAGCGCATGGGACCGGGTCTCCCTTTTATTATGCAGGCACAGCCCTATCTCAATGCGGTTCCTATGCCCATTGGCCTTGAAGGTGTTTGCTTGAAGGCCTGCACGCACTACCCCACTCTGTTCGACCATTTTCAGAGGGAGCTTCGCGCTGTTCTCCAAGACCTGCAGAACGACAACTCCATTCAGGACTGGCGGGACACCAAGTCTTGGAAACTGCTTAAGCAGCTCGCCAATTCAG CTCAGCATAGAGCAGTTGTGAGAAAGATAGAACAACCCAAGAGTGTCCAAGGCGTTTTAGGAATGGACTTGGAAAAGGTCAAAGCAATACAGCACAGGATTGATGAATTCACCAATCGCATGTCAGAACTACTCAGTGTCGAAAGGGATGCTGAATTGGAGTTTACTCAGGAGGAATTGGATGCCGTTCCTAAACCAGATGATGTTTCTGATTCTTCAAAACCTCTTGATTTCTTGGTTAGTCATAGCCAGCCTCAACAAGAACACTGCGATACCATTTGTAATTTAAATGCCATCAGTACCTCTACAG GACTGGGGGGAATGCATCTGGTTTTATTCAAGGTTGAAGGGAACCACCGGTTACCACCTACTGCTCTTTCACCCGGAGACATGGTTTGTGTAAGAACATACGACAGCAGGGGTGCAATTACAACTTCTTGCATACAAGGATTTGTGAACAGTTTTGGAGATGATGGCTATAGTATTACAGTTGCTTTAGAGTCACGCCATGGTGACCCTACGTTCTCTAAACTATTTGGGAAGAATGTGCGCATTGACCGTATTCAAGGACTGGCTGATACACTTACCTACGAG CGGAACTGTGAAGCTCTAATGCTGCTTCAGAAGAATGGTTTGCGTAAGAAGAATCCTTCAATTTCTGTTGTTGCTACTCTGTTTGGAGATGGGGAAGATGTTGCATGGCTAGAGAAGAATAATTTTGCTGACTGGGCAGAAGAAAAATCTTATAGAATTTTAGGAAGTGACAGCTTTGATGATTCTCAAGGGAGAGCAATTGCACTGGGTTTGAATAAAAAGAGGCCTGTGTTAGTTATCCAAGGCCCTCCCGGTACAGGCAAGACTGGTTTGCTCAAGCATCTTATAGCATGTGCTGTTCAGCAAGGTGAACGGGTTCTTGTTACAGCACCTACTAATGCAGCTGTAGATAACATGGTTGAAAAACTTTCTAATGTCAGATTAAATGTTGTGCGGGTTGGAAATCCAGCCCGGATATCAAAAACAGTGGCATCGAAGTCTTTGGAAGAAATTGTAAATGCTAAGCTTGCAAGTTTTCGAGAAGAATATGAGAGAAAGAAGTCAGATTTAAGAAAAGATCTAAGACATTGTTTAAGGGATGATTCACTAGCTGCGGGCATACGGCAACTTCTGAAGCAGCTGGGAAGGTCactgaagaaaaaggaaaagcagaTAGTAAATGAAGTTCTATCCAGTGCTCAGGTTGTGCTTGCCACTAATACTGGAGCAGCTGACCCTTTGATTCGAAGACTAGATACTTTTGACTTGGTCGTCATAGATGAAGCTGGACAGGCAATTGAACCCTCTTGCTGGATTCCTATATTGCAAGGTAAGCGGTGTATTCTTGCTGGTGATCAATGCCAACTTGCTCCTGTCATACTATCTAGAAAGGCCTTGGAAGGTGGTCTAAGAATATCTCTATTGGAAAGAGCTGCAACTTTACATGAAGGGATTCTCACCACTAGGTTAACTACACAATACCGAATGAATGATGCTATTTCTAGTTGGGCTTCGAAGGAGATGTACGGAGGATTGTTGAAGTCCTCTGAGACTGTATCTTCTCATCTTCTTGTAGACTCTCCTTTCGTCAAG CCTACCTGGATAACACAATGCCCACTACTATTGTTAGATACCAGAATGCCATATGGAAGTCTGTCAGTTGGTTGCGAAGAGCATCTAGACCCAGCTGGAACAGGCTCACTTTATAATGAAGGAGAAGCTGAGATAGTTTTGCAGCATGTCTTTTCCTTAATTTATTCTG GTGTTAGCCCAGCTGCTATTGCAGTGCAATCTCCCTATGTTGCTCAAGTACAACTTTTGAGGGACAGGCTGGATGAGTTTCCAGAAGCCGCAGGCACAGAGGTTGCAACCATTGACAGTTTTCAAGGTCGGGAAGCTGATGCGGTAATTTTATCGATG gttCGATCAAACACATTGGGAGCTGTTGGATTCCTCGGGGATAGCAGAAGAATCAACGTTGCCATCACAAGAGCACGCAAACATGTGGCTTTGGTCTGTGACAGCTCGACTATATGCCACAATACCTTCTTAGCAAGACTTCTTCGTCATATTAGACACTTTGGTAGAGTGAAGCATGCAGAACCAGGTAGTTTTGGAGGATACGGGCTTGGGATGAATCCAATATTACCTTCCATTAATTAG
- the LOC108324365 gene encoding transcription factor bHLH92 — protein sequence MDSFFPEKLLGEIFWDQPLLPTDQSDVVQNSHIKAEAFPPATQSAFLQYRDLPRRNNPLNGSNSESMSKRMLAFLRKSSPVERNNVEENERDRSFRHMINERMRRQRQRQCCLALHSILPHGTKTDNNSVIQTAAKEIVRLKGCREELQRKICEAEGVCVRKKDGGRKIAYLRVADPECGIDSMVERLKWLKEEGVESRRIKSSFSPKELFAVLEIESGEEV from the exons ATGGATTCATTTTTTCCCGAGAAACTTCTGGGTGAGATCTTCTGGGATCAACCGCTTTTGCCCACTGATCAAAGTGATGTAGTTCAAAATTCCCATATCAAGGCTGAAGCTTTCCCTCCAGCAACTCAAAGTGCTTTTCTTCAATATAGAGACCTACCCAGAAGAAATAACCCTCTGAACGGGTCAAATTCAGAGAGCATGAGTAAGAGGATGCTTGCATTCTTGAGAAAAAGTTCCCCTGTGGAGAGAAATAACGTAGAAGAGAATGAAAGAGATCGCAGTTTCAGGCACATGATAAACGAGAGAATGAGAAGACAGAGACAGAGACAATGTTGCTTGGCCCTGCATTCAATTTTACCACACGGAACCAAA ACGGATAATAATTCTGTAATTCAAACAGCAGCAAAGGAGATTGTAAGGCTAAAAGGATGCAGAGAAGAGCTGCAGAGGAAAATTTGCGAGGCTGAAGGTGTTTGTGTGAGGAAGAAAGATGGAGGAAGAAAGATTGCATATTTGAGAGTTGCAGATCCTGAGTGTGGAATTGATTCAATGGTTGAGAGGCTGAAGTGGTTGAAAGAGGAAGGAGTGGAGAGCAGGAGGATCAAATCAAGTTTCTCCCCAAAGGAGTTGTTTGCAGTGTTAGAGATAGAGAGTGGTGAGGAGGTATAA
- the LOC108324959 gene encoding benzyl alcohol O-benzoyltransferase, translating to MDKSLVFKVQRREPELIAPAKATPREVKLLSDIDDQDGLRFQIPVIQFYRYDPALAGRDPVGVIREALAKTLVFYYPFAGRLREGAGRKLMVDCTGEGVLFIEADADVTLAQFGHTLQPPFPCWENLLYDVPSSQGVLHTPLLLIQVTRLKCGGFIFALRLNHTMSDAAGLVQFMNAVGEIARGRQEPSVPPVWRRELLNARDPPRVTCIHREYDVVPDTKGTIIPVDDMAHRSFFFGRSELSAIRRLLPPHQNQCSSFDVLTACLWRCRTLALQPDSDEEVRIICIVNARSKFNPPLPEGYYGNVFAFSVAVTTAGKLCENPLGYALELVRKAKADVSEEYMQSLADLMVTRGRPHFTVVRSYLVSDVRRAGFEDVDFGWGKAVYGGPAKGGVGAIPGVASFYIPFRNDKGEEGLVMPVCLPSEAMQRFEKELDSVLNNRLPPTINTISSSNSRQLLLSSL from the exons ATGGACAAATCTCTGGTGTTTAAGGTGCAGAGGCGGGAGCCAGAGCTGATAGCTCCGGCGAAGGCCACTCCTCGCGAAGTGAAGCTACTCTCAGACATAGATGACCAAGACGGGTTAAGGTTTCAGATTCCAGTGATACAGTTCTATCGATATGATCCAGCGCTGGCAGGGAGAGACCCTGTTGGGGTTATCAGAGAGGCTTTGGCCAAAACGCTTGTGTTTTACTATCCCTTTGCAGGTAGGCTGAGGGAAGGAGCCGGTCGGAAACTCATGGTGGACTGCACAGGGGAGGGTGTTTTATTCATTGAAGCTGATGCAGATGTCACACTCGCTCAATTTGGTCACACTCTTCAACCTCCTTTCCCCTGCTGGGAGAATCTTCTTTACGATGTTCCTTCCTCCCAAGGAGTTCTTCACACTCCCCTTCTCCTCATCCAG GTAACGCGCCTGAAGTGCGGCGGTTTCATATTCGCGCTCCGTCTGAACCACACCATGAGTGACGCAGCGGGGCTGGTCCAGTTCATGAACGCCGTGGGAGAGATAGCGCGCGGGAGGCAGGAGCCATCGGTCCCACCTGTGTGGCGCAGAGAACTTCTGAACGCGCGGGACCCACCGCGAGTGACGTGCATCCACCGTGAGTACGACGTCGTCCCCGACACGAAAGGCACGATCATCCCCGTGGACGACATGGCCCACCGCTCCTTCTTCTTCGGCCGCAGCGAACTTTCGGCCATCCGGCGCCTCCTCCCCCCTCACCAGAACCAGTGCTCCAGCTTCGATGTCCTGACCGCGTGCCTATGGAGGTGCCGCACCCTGGCCCTGCAACCTGACAGCGACGAGGAGGTCCGCATTATATGCATCGTGAACGCGCGCTCCAAATTCAACCCTCCTCTGCCAGAAGGTTACTACGGCAACGTTTTTGCTTTCTCCGTGGCGGTTACGACTGCGGGAAAGTTATGCGAGAATCCGTTGGGGTATGCTTTGGAGTTGGTGAGGAAGGCGAAGGCGGATGTGAGCGAGGAGTACATGCAGTCGTTGGCAGATCTGATGGTTACAAGAGGACGGCCTCACTTCACGGTGGTGAGGTCGTATCTGGTGTCGGATGTGAGACGAGCAGGGTTCGAAGACGTTGACTTTGGGTGGGGTAAAGCTGTGTATGGAGGACCCGCGAAGGGCGGTGTTGGAGCCATTCCTGGTGTGGCTAGCTTTTACATACCCTTCAGAAATGATAAGGGAGAAGAAGGTTTGGTTATGCCAGTTTGCTTACCCTCTGAAGCCATGCAGAGGTTTGAGAAGGAGTTGGACTCTGTGCTCAACAATCGCCTTCCACCAACTATTAATActatttcttcttcaaattcCAGGCAGCTCCTTCTTTCTTCCTTGTAG
- the LOC108324873 gene encoding protein SIEVE ELEMENT OCCLUSION B: protein MSISKPEQKPLLPNPFQLSDIELIEKVYASHTYDDEVFDSEPLFNVVSSVIKLSSRVVGAILKIDEQNGFAGNAIAINISKPEFSKLKLISCHMITTPWGMENAHQTTLRILQQLRTFSWDAKVLVALAGFALEYGNFWNLYQASDPLGNSLKVLSQVQHRQLPVVDLNSTVKLVLEAVEKISRWGTLSADESYDTEDVPALSDALEQIPLVVYWVVASLVACNSNLQGVSNYPLLEFRAKLSLALDEFARLLVICEKQKDRVEDYRRRKRNFNKPKDIVDFLKLLISKNGSQNAQIYDGNARKVNVEVFKDKYVLLFISGLDRIEDEIRLLNSIYEGLVEDPNDKSGFKKEEFKILWIPMESGWGDARREVFNTLKSYIKWYVVEYVEPLPGTRLIEEDLKFQGKPILPVVKPQGVLLNDDALDIIFEWGIDAFPFRKSDAYLLAQKWKWFWDEVKKTNLHGIQVKGDRYVFIYGGSDKWSREFSVAVDKIKRHETIKRADAIIEHYHLGKDDPKIVPRFWIGVEGKRQKKHSEKLDCEIQEIVKSLLCLKQDTQGWAILSKGSNVKILGHAQPMYQTVADFEKWKDRVLVKEGFDIAFQEYYETKRHLPAPQPCEFNTLDVLATITCPNSSCGRVMEVTSVNYKCCHGGNVADHAFPSPTTQTL, encoded by the exons ATGTCGATCTCTAAACCTGAACAAAAGCCTCTTCTGCCAAACCCATTTCAGTTGAGTGACATTGAGCTCATTGAGAAAGTGTACGCATCCCACACTTACGATGACGAAGTGTTTGATAGTGAGCCCCTTTTCAACGTGGTGTCCAGCGTTATCAAGCTATCAAGTAGAGTTGTAGGGGCTATTCTCAAG ATCGATGAGCAAAATGGTTTTGCAGGAAATGCTATTGCCATAAACATTTCCAAACCAGAATTCTCAAAACTGAAGCTCATTTCCTGTCAT ATGATAACAACCCCTTGGGGGATGGAGAACGCACACCAAACAACCCTAAGGATTCTTCAACAACTGAGAACCTTCTCGTGGGATGCAAAAGTGTTGGTAGCTCTAGCCGGTTTCGCTTTGGAGTATGGAAACTTCTGGAACCTTTATCAGGCATCAGACCCTCTGGGGAACTCGTTGAAAGTGCTGAGTCAGGTTCAGCATAGACAGCTTCCGGTGGTTGATCTGAACTCAACAGTGAAGCTGGTGCTGGAGGCTGTTGAGAAGATCAGTCGTTGGGGAACCTTGTCTGCTGATGAAAGCTATGACACCGAGGATGTGCCTGCTTTGTCGGATGCATTGGAGCAGATCCCCCTTGTTGTTTACTGGGTTGTCGCTTCCCTTGTCGCTTGCAATAGCAACCTCCAGGGTGTATC GAACTATCCGTTACTGGAATTTCGTGCCAAACTTTCTCTCGCTCTGGATGAGTTCGCCAGGCTACTAGTGATATGCGAGAAGCAAAAAG ATCGTGTAGAAGACTACCGGAGGCGTAAGAGGAACTTTAACAAGCCTAAAGACATTGTAGACTTTTTGAAGCTCTTGATCAGTAAAAATGGCTCTCAGAACGCTCAAATATACGATGGCAACGCCAGGAAAGTG AATGTTGAGGTTTTCAAGGACAAGTACGTGTTGCTATTCATTTCGGGGTTGGACAGAATAGAAGATGAGATTCGGCTTCTAAATTCAATCTACGAGGGACTAGTGGAGGATCCGAATGACAAGAGCGGATTCAAGAAAGAGGAGTTCAAGATCTTGTGGATTCCGATGGAGAGTGGATGGGGTGATGCGCGGAGGGAGGTGTTCAACACTCTGAAAAGCTACATAAAATGGTACGTGGTGGAGTACGTTGAACCCTTGCCAGGAACAAGGCTGATTGAAGAGGATCTAAAGTTCCAGGGTAAACCTATTCTTCCAGTGGTGAAGCCACAGGGCGTGCTGCTGAACGATGATGCATTGGACATCATCTTCGAATGGGGAATCGACGCATTCCCTTTCAGAAAATCGGATGCCTACCTACTTGCGCAGAAATGGAAATGGTTCTGGGACGAAGTAAAGAAAACAAATCTTCACGGCATACAG GTGAAAGGTGATAGGTACGTGTTCATATATGGAGGCAGCGACAAGTGGAGCCGAGAATTCAGTGTGGCAGTGGATAAAATAAAGAGGCACGAAACAATAAAGAGGGCAGATGCAATAATAGAGCATTACCATTTGGGGAAGGACGATCCGAAGATAGTTCCTCGGTTCTGGATCGGAGTGGAAGGGAAGAGACAGAAAAAGCATTCGGAGAAGTTGGACTGTGAGATCCAAGAGATTGTAAAGTCTTTGCTTTGCCTGAAGCAGGACACGCAGGGATGGGCCATTCTCAGCAAAGGGTCCAACGTGAAGATTTTAGGGCACGCCCAACCCATGTATCAGACTGTGGCTGACTTCGAAAAGTGGAAAGACAGAGTTCTGGTCAAAGAAGGCTTCGACATTGCCTTCCAAGAGTACTATGAGACCAAGCGTCATCTTCCTGCTCCTCAACCATGCGAATTCAACACTCTTGATGTTCTCGCAACCATAACATGCCCTAATTCCTCTTGTGGACGCGTCATGGAGGTCACTTCCGTTAACTACAAGTGCTGCCATGGTGGCAATGTTGCTGACCACGCCTTCCCATCTCCGACAACCCAAACCTTATAA